Proteins from a single region of Desulfobacter postgatei 2ac9:
- a CDS encoding chemotaxis protein CheW — translation MKKETKETTSNDIEFSTFYVGGAVCGIDILNIQEINKHFEITQVPQSSEYIKGILNLRGRIVTIIDLGKKLGLDPVVPSKDNRNIIVNSEDEHIGLLVDSISDVVITQKENIEAAPSNIGGVKGKYFQGVLKTKNQLIGILDIDEVLKE, via the coding sequence ATGAAAAAAGAGACCAAAGAAACCACATCCAATGACATAGAGTTCTCCACGTTCTATGTTGGCGGGGCCGTCTGTGGAATCGACATATTAAATATTCAGGAAATCAATAAACATTTTGAAATTACACAGGTACCCCAGTCATCTGAATACATCAAAGGGATATTAAATCTTCGGGGCAGAATTGTAACCATTATTGACCTGGGCAAAAAATTAGGTCTGGACCCGGTCGTCCCAAGCAAAGACAACCGCAACATCATAGTCAATTCTGAAGATGAGCATATCGGACTTCTGGTGGATTCCATCTCCGATGTGGTCATCACCCAAAAGGAAAATATAGAGGCGGCACCTTCAAATATCGGAGGTGTCAAAGGTAAATATTTCCAGGGCGTTTTAAAAACAAAAAATCAGTTGATCGGCATTCTTGATATTGATGAGGTGCTCAAAGAATAA
- the rpmG gene encoding 50S ribosomal protein L33 produces MDRVLIALACTECKRKNYTTTKNKRSTPDKIEFKKYCKFCNKHLVHKETKIK; encoded by the coding sequence GTGGACAGAGTACTTATTGCTCTTGCCTGTACTGAGTGCAAGAGAAAAAATTATACAACGACCAAAAACAAACGCAGTACTCCGGACAAGATTGAATTTAAAAAATATTGCAAGTTCTGTAATAAACATCTCGTCCATAAAGAAACAAAAATAAAATAA
- a CDS encoding CheR family methyltransferase, producing MSKIKVTPEEFKLFSQYILDISGIAITVGKEYLLETRLNPLLAKYQCNSYADLIKKSKFGFNKELEGEIIDAISTNETYFFRDKSPFKLLQHKILPDLIDKRSKKSIGKPTIKIWSAANSTGQELYSLAMTMIEMGITIDKYNIRLLGTDISDAAIAKASYGVYNKFEVARGLEPVRLNRFFQPKEDKYKVKDELRAMVQFKKMNLMKPFIGIGKFDIILCRNVMIYFTTEDRRRIYSNISKVMEPDGYLLIGSTESLVNDTDHFASFRYLNSVFYQFKG from the coding sequence ATGAGTAAAATCAAAGTAACTCCGGAGGAGTTTAAATTATTTTCCCAATATATTCTGGATATATCCGGGATTGCGATAACTGTTGGGAAAGAATACCTTCTGGAAACCAGACTCAATCCTCTGCTTGCCAAATATCAGTGCAATTCATATGCGGATTTGATAAAAAAATCCAAATTCGGTTTTAACAAAGAGCTGGAAGGCGAAATTATTGATGCCATTTCCACCAATGAAACCTATTTCTTCAGGGACAAATCACCGTTTAAACTTCTCCAGCATAAGATACTGCCGGATCTGATTGATAAGCGTTCAAAAAAGAGTATTGGCAAACCTACCATAAAAATATGGAGTGCGGCAAATTCAACGGGGCAGGAACTGTACAGTCTTGCCATGACCATGATTGAAATGGGTATAACGATTGACAAATACAATATCCGACTGCTTGGTACGGATATCTCTGATGCAGCCATTGCCAAGGCCAGTTACGGCGTTTACAACAAATTTGAAGTGGCACGCGGACTTGAGCCTGTCCGGCTTAACAGATTCTTTCAACCCAAGGAGGATAAATATAAAGTTAAAGACGAGCTTCGGGCCATGGTTCAGTTCAAAAAAATGAACCTGATGAAACCGTTTATCGGTATCGGAAAATTTGATATTATCCTTTGCCGAAATGTAATGATCTATTTCACCACTGAGGATCGCCGAAGAATATATTCAAATATTTCAAAGGTTATGGAACCGGACGGGTACCTTTTGATTGGTTCCACAGAATCCCTGGTAAATGACACAGACCATTTTGCCTCTTTCAGATATTTAAATTCGGTATTTTACCAGTTTAAGGGTTAG
- the rplA gene encoding 50S ribosomal protein L1, with protein MPKRSKKHNEALSKVDRMVQYGPKDALEIAVSSSYAKFDETVDVAVRLGVDPRHADQMVRGTVVLPNGLGKEVKVLVFAKGEKEQEALDAGADFIATDEIVEKIKDGWFGFDKAIATPDMMGTVGKLGRILGPRGLMPNAKTGTVTFELAKAINEVKAGKIDFRVEKAGIVHVPVGKVSFGAEKLLENVTVFLDKIVSLKPAASKGTYLKSICVSSTMGPGIKVDPLLINS; from the coding sequence ATGCCTAAGCGGAGTAAAAAACATAACGAAGCACTGAGCAAAGTGGACAGAATGGTTCAGTATGGACCCAAAGATGCCCTGGAAATTGCTGTATCTTCCAGTTATGCAAAATTTGACGAAACGGTTGATGTCGCCGTAAGGCTGGGGGTTGACCCGCGGCATGCAGACCAGATGGTTCGCGGAACCGTTGTTCTGCCCAATGGACTGGGTAAAGAGGTAAAAGTCCTGGTTTTTGCCAAAGGTGAAAAAGAACAGGAAGCCCTTGATGCAGGCGCAGACTTCATTGCCACAGACGAGATCGTTGAGAAAATTAAGGACGGATGGTTCGGGTTTGATAAAGCAATTGCTACACCGGATATGATGGGTACCGTCGGTAAACTGGGGCGTATCCTTGGTCCAAGAGGCCTTATGCCCAATGCAAAAACCGGTACCGTTACATTTGAACTTGCCAAGGCCATCAATGAAGTAAAAGCCGGTAAAATTGATTTTAGGGTTGAGAAAGCAGGTATAGTTCATGTCCCCGTTGGTAAAGTATCCTTTGGTGCCGAGAAGCTGTTGGAAAATGTAACCGTCTTTCTTGATAAGATTGTCTCTCTCAAGCCTGCGGCAAGCAAAGGAACCTATCTGAAATCCATCTGCGTATCTTCAACAATGGGTCCTGGTATTAAAGTAGATCCTTTGTTGATAAATAGTTGA
- the secE gene encoding preprotein translocase subunit SecE: MQPSSAARPEKPVGQPGVDNLFARTVEFFREVKVELKKVVWPTRKQTTGTTVVVIVFVFIVAVFLGVFDYSLSKLVQVVLT; encoded by the coding sequence ATGCAGCCATCATCTGCTGCCAGGCCTGAAAAACCGGTGGGGCAGCCTGGGGTAGATAATCTTTTTGCAAGGACAGTAGAGTTTTTTCGGGAAGTAAAGGTTGAATTAAAAAAAGTTGTCTGGCCGACCCGGAAGCAGACAACTGGAACAACGGTTGTGGTAATTGTGTTCGTATTTATCGTTGCTGTTTTTCTGGGCGTTTTTGATTACAGTCTGTCCAAGCTTGTTCAAGTTGTCCTTACTTAG
- the nusG gene encoding transcription termination/antitermination protein NusG, translating to MSLKWYVVHVYSGHEQKVKLALEEKIQGLKHPEKFGDILIPSENVVELVDGKKRQSSRKFYPGYILVRMHLDNETWHIVSSTAKVTGFLGGKNKPAPISDREAQTIIEKMEQGKEKPQPKYYFEPGDDVRVIDGPFSSFNGTIEEVSPDKEKVKVLVSIFGRATPVELNFIQVTKI from the coding sequence ATGTCTTTAAAATGGTATGTCGTCCACGTTTATTCCGGTCATGAGCAAAAGGTGAAGCTTGCCCTGGAAGAGAAAATCCAGGGTTTAAAGCATCCGGAAAAATTCGGGGACATCCTGATTCCTTCCGAAAATGTTGTTGAGTTGGTGGATGGAAAAAAAAGGCAGTCTTCCAGGAAGTTTTATCCTGGATATATTCTCGTGCGTATGCATCTGGATAACGAGACGTGGCATATTGTCAGCTCCACTGCAAAGGTTACCGGTTTTCTTGGTGGGAAAAATAAACCTGCCCCCATAAGCGATAGAGAAGCCCAGACCATTATTGAAAAGATGGAGCAGGGTAAGGAGAAACCCCAGCCCAAATATTATTTTGAGCCGGGAGATGATGTGCGGGTTATTGACGGACCTTTTTCAAGCTTCAACGGTACTATAGAAGAAGTGTCTCCGGATAAGGAGAAGGTCAAAGTGCTAGTCAGCATTTTCGGACGCGCCACTCCAGTCGAATTAAATTTTATACAGGTAACCAAGATTTAG
- a CDS encoding peptidase U32 family protein, whose amino-acid sequence MSDVLKKPELLAPAGNFEKLEIAVHYGADAVYLAGKDFSLRNFSGNFTDNELEDAIKFAEKHQVKIYLTCNIYSRNHEQDNIEAFLERIGKIAPHAIIISDPGIILKARQIIPHIDIHLSTQANTTNFNAVLFWEQQGVKRINLARELSIEEIKIITSRTTIETETFVHGAMCMSYSGRCLLSSFLSGRDSNRGLCSHPCRWKYAVMEELRPNEYYPVQEDSRGTYIFNSKDMCLIDHIPELIHAGISSFKIEGRMKGINYLSSVVKTYRNAIDSYIAAPGSYSVRPEWHSELYQIYHRAYCTGFYFGHPDDESKNSLNPGNAHKGKIHSFIGKIIENRGKNLYLIDIRNKLIPGDEIEILSPQGPARQAKVLSLTNDKGKPVDNAKPNTRLLIGIPLDARHNDIVRKI is encoded by the coding sequence ATGTCGGATGTATTAAAAAAACCTGAGTTACTTGCACCAGCCGGCAACTTTGAAAAACTCGAAATTGCGGTCCATTACGGGGCAGATGCAGTATATCTGGCTGGTAAGGATTTCAGCCTGAGAAATTTTTCAGGCAACTTCACAGACAACGAACTTGAAGATGCGATAAAATTTGCCGAAAAACACCAGGTCAAAATATATCTTACTTGCAACATTTATTCCCGTAACCATGAGCAGGACAATATCGAAGCCTTTCTGGAAAGGATAGGCAAAATCGCCCCCCATGCCATAATCATTTCAGACCCAGGCATTATTCTAAAAGCAAGACAGATTATTCCGCATATTGACATACATTTAAGTACCCAGGCCAATACCACAAATTTCAATGCGGTCCTTTTCTGGGAACAACAAGGCGTTAAACGAATAAATCTGGCGAGGGAATTATCCATTGAAGAGATAAAAATCATTACATCACGCACAACAATCGAGACTGAGACCTTTGTCCACGGCGCCATGTGCATGTCCTACTCCGGCAGGTGCCTCTTGAGCAGTTTCTTAAGCGGCCGCGACAGCAACAGAGGACTGTGCAGTCATCCCTGCCGCTGGAAATACGCTGTCATGGAAGAGCTTCGGCCCAATGAATATTATCCTGTTCAGGAGGACAGCCGCGGCACCTACATCTTTAACTCCAAGGATATGTGCCTGATAGACCATATCCCCGAATTAATCCATGCCGGAATTTCCTCCTTTAAAATCGAGGGAAGGATGAAAGGAATAAATTATCTGAGTTCCGTGGTCAAAACATATCGTAATGCCATTGACTCATATATCGCAGCACCGGGGTCTTATTCCGTCCGTCCGGAATGGCATTCAGAACTATACCAGATATATCACCGGGCTTATTGCACCGGTTTCTATTTTGGCCATCCGGATGACGAATCAAAAAACAGCTTGAATCCCGGAAACGCGCATAAAGGAAAGATTCATAGTTTTATAGGTAAAATCATTGAAAACCGTGGAAAAAATTTATACTTGATTGATATCAGAAACAAGCTGATACCTGGTGACGAAATAGAGATCCTCAGCCCCCAAGGCCCTGCACGGCAAGCCAAAGTATTGTCACTGACGAATGATAAAGGCAAGCCCGTGGATAATGCGAAACCCAATACACGTCTGCTGATTGGGATACCTCTGGACGCCCGGCACAACGATATTGTTCGTAAAATATAA
- a CDS encoding hybrid sensor histidine kinase/response regulator — MFEDDETLQMYIEESLDHLADIESDLLTIEEGGANIDLDLVNNVFRAAHSVKGGAGFMGLTTIKNLAHHLENVLGMIRNRELIPDSEKISILLKGFDELESLLKHIQTSNEVDISVHVQALENITRASAPDQKAEQQEAQEENQTDALADIALKDGRKFQQVPLKAIEISKIEGKNLFLIEYDLITDFQQKSKKPIEVLSNLAKTGTVIETRIDTDGAGMLSDAGMPGKIPFQIVFASIIEYDMAETLFGVANRYIHIITDDMISASADSAGAIPPPLPQPVEPVTATPQSAVIAQSTPVASPAPTVAKPQDKPAVEETTVTKSQEKDLAIGGKPQSSLRVNVGLLDTLMNLAGELVLSRNQLLQGVNASNVKATELSSQRIDMITSELQEAIMRTRMQPIANILNKFTRVVRDLSHQLGKSIELEIEGKDVELDKTILESINDPLTHLVRNSVDHGIETPMEREEMGKNGTGKIILKAFHDAGQVNIVISDDGRGLNPDKIASSAIEKGLISESRVAEMSDKQKTELIFLPGFSTAKEVTDVSGRGVGMDVVVTNIEALGGIIELDSTPGQGTDIQIKLPLTLAIIPSQITSVGNERYAVPQVNLNELLRIPASQIKEKIEKVGDAEVVRLRGELLPLLNLADMLGIERTFVDPETGEEREDRRIRLSDRRSRVHMPGKAPDSGDKTEGETKRAKGDRRYHAASAINIAVVSAGAFKYGLVVDQLHDSEEIVVKPVGRHLKKCTAYAGATIMGDGKVALILDISNLAQMAELSAVAEASQNAAKAAKDEEAARADKVALLTFKNNEKEHFAAPLSIVERIERIKTSDIEQIGNRKVVQYRGGSLPLYELSQVTNVEQLPEREQQEVIVFKVKDRELGLMVTPPVDAQEVVLNIDSSTLKQPAISGSMIINNHTTLLVDIFELVKTLNPDWFDAEAKAAATMAEDGEKIILFAEDSAFFRSQVKKFMEEDGFKVIEAEDGLIAWELLKERVDDIDLVVTDLEMPNMDGFELTKRIKSDPIYSHLGVIALTSLASEAHIEKGRSAGIDEYEIKLDREKLMAVIRQYTNL, encoded by the coding sequence ATGTTTGAAGACGACGAAACCCTACAGATGTATATTGAAGAATCACTGGATCACTTGGCAGACATTGAAAGTGATTTATTGACGATAGAGGAAGGGGGCGCAAACATTGATCTTGATCTGGTCAACAATGTTTTCAGAGCCGCCCATTCTGTCAAAGGCGGTGCGGGATTCATGGGGCTGACAACCATTAAAAACCTTGCACACCATCTTGAGAATGTACTAGGGATGATCCGAAACAGAGAGCTGATCCCCGATTCTGAAAAGATCAGCATATTGCTCAAAGGGTTTGACGAACTTGAAAGTCTGTTAAAACACATTCAAACCAGCAATGAGGTTGATATCTCCGTCCATGTCCAGGCTCTGGAAAATATAACCCGTGCGTCTGCACCTGACCAGAAAGCAGAACAACAAGAGGCTCAGGAAGAGAACCAGACAGATGCGCTTGCAGATATTGCACTCAAGGACGGTAGAAAATTCCAGCAGGTGCCACTCAAAGCAATTGAAATCAGCAAGATCGAAGGCAAAAACCTATTCCTAATTGAATATGACCTGATTACCGATTTTCAGCAGAAATCCAAAAAACCTATAGAGGTTTTAAGCAATCTGGCTAAAACCGGCACAGTTATAGAAACCAGAATTGATACCGATGGTGCCGGCATGCTCAGTGATGCAGGCATGCCCGGAAAGATTCCTTTCCAGATAGTGTTTGCATCTATTATTGAATATGATATGGCCGAGACACTCTTTGGTGTCGCAAATCGTTACATCCATATCATTACAGACGATATGATCAGCGCTTCAGCAGACAGTGCCGGTGCAATCCCGCCGCCCCTGCCCCAACCTGTCGAACCCGTAACAGCAACACCCCAGAGTGCAGTGATAGCTCAATCCACGCCTGTCGCCTCCCCTGCACCCACAGTCGCAAAACCGCAGGACAAACCGGCAGTCGAAGAAACGACCGTGACCAAATCCCAGGAAAAAGATTTGGCCATAGGCGGAAAACCCCAGAGCTCTTTGCGTGTTAATGTCGGACTGCTTGACACGTTGATGAACCTTGCAGGAGAACTTGTGCTCAGCAGGAATCAGCTTCTTCAGGGGGTCAACGCGTCTAACGTAAAGGCGACAGAGCTGTCCAGTCAGCGAATTGACATGATCACATCAGAGCTCCAGGAAGCGATCATGCGCACACGGATGCAGCCTATTGCCAATATCCTGAACAAATTTACCCGCGTGGTCAGGGATTTGTCGCACCAGTTGGGAAAATCCATAGAACTGGAAATTGAAGGCAAGGATGTTGAGCTGGATAAAACCATCTTGGAATCCATCAATGACCCGCTAACCCACCTTGTAAGAAACTCCGTTGACCATGGTATTGAAACGCCTATGGAAAGGGAAGAGATGGGCAAAAATGGCACTGGAAAAATTATTTTAAAGGCATTCCACGATGCCGGTCAGGTCAACATCGTCATCTCAGACGATGGCCGAGGCCTGAATCCTGACAAAATAGCCTCATCTGCCATTGAAAAAGGTCTGATATCGGAATCAAGGGTGGCGGAAATGTCGGACAAGCAGAAAACAGAACTGATTTTCCTGCCGGGATTTTCAACTGCCAAAGAAGTCACGGATGTGTCCGGACGTGGTGTAGGTATGGATGTGGTGGTCACAAACATTGAGGCGTTAGGCGGAATTATAGAGCTGGATTCAACACCCGGACAGGGAACTGACATTCAGATCAAGCTGCCTTTGACCCTGGCCATTATTCCCAGCCAGATCACCTCTGTGGGCAATGAGCGCTATGCCGTTCCGCAGGTCAACCTCAACGAGCTGCTCAGGATTCCGGCAAGCCAGATCAAAGAAAAAATTGAAAAAGTTGGGGATGCGGAGGTTGTCCGGCTCAGAGGTGAGCTGCTTCCCCTTCTGAATTTAGCGGACATGCTCGGCATAGAGCGCACGTTTGTTGATCCTGAAACCGGCGAAGAACGCGAAGACCGCAGGATAAGGCTTTCTGACCGCAGATCAAGGGTCCACATGCCTGGAAAGGCTCCTGATTCTGGGGACAAAACAGAAGGCGAAACAAAAAGAGCGAAAGGCGACCGCCGGTATCATGCCGCATCTGCGATCAATATTGCGGTTGTATCTGCCGGGGCATTCAAATACGGCCTTGTGGTAGATCAGCTTCATGACTCCGAAGAAATCGTCGTGAAACCTGTGGGACGTCATTTAAAGAAATGCACAGCCTATGCCGGTGCCACGATTATGGGTGACGGCAAGGTTGCTTTAATCCTTGATATCTCCAACCTTGCCCAGATGGCCGAACTTTCTGCCGTTGCGGAAGCAAGCCAGAATGCTGCCAAGGCCGCAAAGGACGAAGAAGCCGCCAGAGCCGATAAGGTCGCGTTACTGACATTTAAAAATAATGAAAAAGAACATTTTGCTGCACCGTTAAGTATTGTGGAACGTATTGAACGCATCAAAACATCCGACATTGAACAGATCGGCAACCGTAAGGTTGTCCAGTACCGCGGCGGTTCCCTGCCCCTGTATGAACTGTCCCAGGTGACAAACGTTGAACAACTGCCGGAAAGGGAGCAGCAGGAAGTTATTGTGTTCAAGGTTAAAGACCGGGAATTAGGGCTTATGGTCACCCCGCCTGTGGATGCCCAGGAAGTTGTGCTCAACATAGACAGTTCTACTCTGAAACAGCCTGCCATCAGCGGCTCCATGATCATCAACAACCATACCACCTTACTGGTTGATATTTTCGAATTGGTTAAAACTTTAAACCCGGATTGGTTTGACGCCGAGGCCAAGGCAGCAGCAACCATGGCTGAAGACGGCGAAAAAATTATCCTTTTTGCCGAAGATTCAGCCTTTTTCAGAAGCCAGGTTAAAAAGTTCATGGAAGAGGACGGCTTCAAGGTCATTGAAGCTGAAGACGGACTTATTGCCTGGGAATTGTTAAAAGAACGCGTTGACGATATTGACCTGGTTGTAACGGATCTGGAAATGCCCAACATGGATGGATTTGAATTGACCAAGCGAATTAAGAGTGATCCTATCTACTCACATCTTGGGGTTATTGCCTTGACCTCCCTTGCCAGTGAAGCACATATTGAAAAAGGTAGATCCGCGGGTATTGACGAATATGAGATCAAACTTGACAGGGAAAAACTGATGGCTGTTATCAGACAATACACGAATTTATAA
- the rplK gene encoding 50S ribosomal protein L11, with protein sequence MAKKVMTQIKLQVEAGKANPSPPIGPALGQHGVNIMDFCKAFNAKTANDAGQIIPVVITVYQDMSFSFITKTPPASRLLLAAAKLSKGSGEPNREKVGKVTKDQVVEIAETKKPDLNASDIDAAVRIIEGTAKSMGIEVV encoded by the coding sequence ATGGCAAAAAAAGTAATGACACAGATTAAGCTTCAGGTTGAAGCCGGCAAGGCAAATCCGTCTCCCCCCATTGGTCCGGCTCTGGGGCAGCACGGTGTCAACATTATGGATTTCTGTAAAGCGTTTAACGCTAAAACCGCTAATGATGCAGGACAGATTATTCCGGTAGTTATCACTGTATATCAGGATATGTCTTTCAGTTTTATAACCAAAACCCCGCCCGCTTCAAGACTGCTTCTGGCCGCAGCCAAGCTTTCCAAGGGGTCTGGAGAGCCGAATCGAGAAAAAGTCGGCAAGGTGACAAAAGATCAGGTTGTTGAGATTGCAGAAACTAAAAAACCGGATTTGAATGCCTCGGATATTGATGCTGCCGTGAGAATTATTGAAGGCACTGCAAAAAGTATGGGAATAGAAGTCGTTTAA
- a CDS encoding protein-glutamate methylesterase/protein-glutamine glutaminase translates to MNTIKALVVDDTIVYRKIVGDALKQMPGIEVVGTANNGKVALSKIKTLKPDLITLDIEMPEMNGIELLQELQNMDSPPLVIMVSTLTHQGGALTLRALELGAFDVLPKPEDGKMAENMLKIQKNLEPIVRHVKRHKFGIIDPPARLKAAVAFPDRVSHSPAKPRPAGIRSKSEIIGIGISTGGPNALTKMIPMLPKDLKVPVLIVQHMPPVFTASLADSLNKKSALEVIEAKDGDIIKPGKVFIAPGGKQMKIVAGADGLTRKIKITDDPPENSCKPSADYLFRSIAQHYVGRSTGVIMTGMGADGSKGLVQMKNNGSFIIAQDEKTCIVYGMPKEPIESGIVDIIAPLEKIADEIVKTV, encoded by the coding sequence ATGAACACCATCAAAGCGCTTGTGGTTGATGACACAATTGTCTACCGGAAAATTGTTGGAGACGCACTCAAGCAGATGCCGGGCATTGAGGTGGTAGGTACAGCCAACAACGGGAAAGTTGCCCTTTCAAAAATTAAAACCCTCAAACCGGATTTGATAACCTTGGATATCGAGATGCCGGAAATGAACGGCATTGAACTCCTTCAGGAACTTCAGAATATGGATAGCCCGCCCTTGGTGATCATGGTTTCCACCCTGACCCACCAGGGCGGCGCCTTGACCCTGCGGGCCCTGGAACTTGGTGCGTTTGACGTTCTGCCCAAGCCCGAAGACGGAAAAATGGCAGAGAATATGCTTAAAATTCAAAAAAACCTTGAACCTATTGTACGCCATGTCAAACGTCATAAATTCGGAATAATTGATCCACCGGCCAGACTGAAAGCTGCGGTGGCGTTTCCAGATAGGGTTTCCCATAGCCCGGCAAAGCCCAGACCGGCCGGCATCAGGTCAAAATCTGAAATTATAGGTATCGGTATATCTACCGGCGGTCCAAATGCATTGACAAAAATGATACCGATGCTGCCCAAGGATCTCAAGGTACCGGTTCTCATTGTACAGCATATGCCGCCTGTATTTACGGCCTCCCTTGCTGACAGCCTGAATAAAAAATCAGCCCTTGAAGTCATAGAGGCCAAGGATGGGGATATCATTAAGCCCGGCAAAGTCTTTATTGCACCTGGGGGAAAACAGATGAAAATTGTTGCAGGGGCAGACGGTTTGACCCGAAAAATAAAAATTACGGATGATCCACCTGAAAATTCGTGCAAACCCTCGGCAGATTACCTGTTTCGCTCCATTGCCCAGCACTATGTTGGAAGATCCACAGGCGTCATCATGACTGGTATGGGCGCTGACGGATCAAAAGGGCTCGTTCAGATGAAAAACAACGGCAGTTTCATTATTGCCCAGGATGAAAAGACATGCATCGTTTACGGCATGCCCAAAGAGCCTATTGAATCCGGGATAGTCGATATCATCGCACCATTAGAAAAAATTGCAGATGAAATCGTAAAAACCGTTTAA
- a CDS encoding LysM peptidoglycan-binding domain-containing protein — protein sequence MNTHKLAALIFLLFLITGCQQSHLSANNPITDQTFKMGDDQDQATLQDETEDRNQAPNSDQGKIDQALELASEAQNYWEEDNLEEALSSLDAAYALILEIETTDNSEFDQQKEDIRYLISKRILEIYASRQIVVTGHHEAIPITLNDHVNAEIKCLTGPERNFFIRSLSRSYRYRPFIVQELKKAGLPEEISWLPLIESGFNSRALSPARALGMWQFIPSTGNKFGLTRNHYIDERMDPEKATRAAIDYLKELHNLFGDWTTAIAAYNCGEYRVLKTIRQQKLNYLDNFWDLYQSLPRETARYVPRFLATVHIVNNLEKYNIVIDTPPTPLEYKTFDIKKQIRLSDIAKAINVDTDTLVSLNSELRHKILPPETYTIKIPIAHADQFMTKIDEIKTTYQKTPQPQPQPQYKYKYTYYRVRKGDTLSGIADKHKTSVSTLASCNNISEKSRIATGKVLKIPGSKHQARAKTASGTKKGKGSKQITYTVRRGDNLWMIAQKFSTTTTQIKALNKLSGSRLSSGQRLRIVTGGTENSKTLSKYQVKSGDSPLCIAKRHNMSLDRLLSLNNLSTRSKIYPGQNLLVE from the coding sequence GTGAATACTCACAAACTGGCCGCATTAATTTTTTTATTATTTCTTATCACCGGTTGCCAGCAGTCCCATTTGTCAGCCAATAATCCCATAACAGACCAGACTTTCAAAATGGGTGATGACCAGGACCAAGCTACCCTTCAGGATGAAACAGAAGACCGGAACCAAGCCCCGAATTCTGATCAGGGCAAGATAGACCAGGCCCTCGAACTTGCCAGTGAGGCACAAAATTACTGGGAAGAAGATAACCTTGAAGAAGCATTGTCAAGCCTTGATGCAGCCTATGCCCTGATCCTTGAAATTGAAACCACTGACAATTCCGAATTTGATCAGCAAAAAGAGGACATCCGTTACCTTATCTCTAAACGTATTCTTGAAATTTATGCGTCTCGACAAATTGTTGTTACCGGACATCATGAAGCCATTCCCATCACTTTGAATGATCATGTCAATGCCGAGATAAAATGTTTAACAGGCCCTGAGCGTAATTTTTTTATCCGTTCACTTAGCCGTTCCTACCGCTACCGCCCATTTATTGTCCAGGAGCTTAAAAAAGCCGGACTGCCTGAAGAGATATCCTGGCTTCCCCTGATTGAAAGCGGCTTTAACAGCAGAGCGTTGTCCCCAGCAAGAGCACTTGGCATGTGGCAGTTCATACCGTCAACCGGCAATAAATTCGGATTAACCCGTAATCACTATATAGATGAACGCATGGATCCTGAAAAAGCCACCAGGGCCGCTATTGATTATCTCAAGGAATTGCACAATCTGTTCGGGGACTGGACCACTGCCATTGCAGCGTACAATTGCGGGGAATACCGTGTTTTAAAGACAATCCGCCAACAGAAACTCAACTACCTGGATAATTTCTGGGATCTATACCAAAGCCTACCCCGAGAAACGGCAAGGTATGTACCAAGATTTCTGGCCACTGTTCATATTGTCAACAACCTGGAAAAATACAATATTGTTATAGACACACCCCCAACGCCTCTTGAATATAAGACCTTTGATATAAAAAAACAGATACGCTTAAGCGATATTGCAAAAGCAATTAATGTAGACACAGATACACTTGTTTCTCTCAACTCGGAATTGCGTCATAAAATCCTGCCGCCAGAAACCTACACGATTAAAATACCTATAGCGCACGCAGACCAGTTTATGACCAAGATTGATGAGATTAAAACGACTTACCAGAAGACTCCTCAGCCTCAGCCTCAACCTCAGTATAAGTATAAGTATACTTACTACCGCGTACGAAAAGGAGACACTTTATCAGGCATTGCCGATAAACACAAAACCTCTGTAAGTACCCTTGCCAGTTGCAATAACATTTCAGAAAAAAGCCGTATTGCTACCGGAAAGGTATTGAAAATTCCAGGATCAAAGCACCAGGCAAGAGCGAAGACAGCCTCAGGGACCAAGAAGGGCAAAGGCTCAAAACAGATCACATATACCGTCCGAAGAGGAGACAACCTGTGGATGATTGCCCAAAAATTTTCTACGACCACAACACAAATTAAAGCACTTAACAAATTATCAGGGAGCAGGTTAAGCAGTGGTCAGCGCCTGAGAATTGTCACCGGGGGTACAGAAAACAGTAAAACCCTCTCAAAATATCAAGTTAAATCCGGAGACAGTCCTCTTTGTATTGCAAAACGACACAATATGAGTCTTGACCGTCTGCTGTCATTAAATAATTTGAGTACGAGAAGCAAAATTTATCCCGGTCAGAACCTGCTTGTTGAATAA